A region from the Lutra lutra chromosome 1, mLutLut1.2, whole genome shotgun sequence genome encodes:
- the ZDHHC19 gene encoding LOW QUALITY PROTEIN: palmitoyltransferase ZDHHC19 (The sequence of the model RefSeq protein was modified relative to this genomic sequence to represent the inferred CDS: deleted 2 bases in 1 codon) — MSSQSQPHRGRSSQSLAQAWGRGGRWVCCERCPSQATDSSAARPLPSILLNLCDVTLGLLSFHPGLWLPRLLWPWGSWSQQGRGSLVALISPAGAGGPAMPLLKDAMPLMKEPHPPPQAPLPWILPSLFAAFNVVLLVVFSGLFFAFPCRWLAQNGEWAFPLVTGLLCVLTIFSLVSLNFSDPGILHQGSNEQGPMMVQVVWVNHRAFRLQWCQKCCFHRPPRTYHCPWCNICVEDFDHHCKWVNNCIGHRNFRFFMLLVLSLFLYSGAMLVTCLIFLVRTTHLPFSMDKAIAILVAVPAVGFLVPLFLLLLIQAKSVSAAERSHEGKCRYLQGYNPFDHGCASNWYLTICAPLGPKYMAKAVWLQRMVGSDWAPMQNLHFPMCTSVLNPSHPRACAWPPAPTSESLQTREGSPREW; from the exons ATGTCATCTCAAAGCCAACCTCACAGGGGCAGGAGCTCTCAGTCCCTGGCACAagcatggggcaggggtgggaggtgggtttGCTGTGAGCGGTGCCCGTCACAGGCCACAGACAGTTCTGCTGCGAGGCCGCTGCCCTCCATCCTTCTCAACCTCTGTGATGTCACACTGGGACTTCTTTCCTTCCACCCTGGGCTGTGGCTTCCGAGGCTGCTGTGGCCATGGGGCTCCTGGAGCCAGCAGGGGCGAGGGAGCCTAGTGGCTCTGATCTCCCCTGCCGGCGCGGGAGGTCCAGCCATGCCACTCTTGAAGGACGCAATGCCTCTCATGAAGGAGCCCCATCCCCCGCCTCAGGCTCCTCTTCCATGGATCCTCCCCAGCCTGTTTGCAGCCTTCAATGTCGTGCTGCTGGTGGTTTTCAGTGGCCTCTTCTTCGCATTCCC TTGCAGGTGGCTGGCCCAGAACGGGGAGTGGGCCTTTCCCCTCGTCACAGGcctcctctgtgtcctcaccATCTTCAGTCTGGTTTCGCTCAATTTCTCAGACCCTGGCATCTTGCATCAAG GCTCCAACGAACAGGGTCCCATGATGGTGCAGGTGGTGTGGGTGAACCACAGGGCCTTCCGCCTGCAGTGGTGCCAAAAGTGCTGCTTCCACCGCCCGCCCCGGACCTACCACTGTCCTTGGTGCAACATCTGTGTAGAA GACTTTGACCACCACTGCAAATGGGTCAATAACTGCATTGGTCACCGCAACTTCCGCTTCTTCATGCTGCTGGTCCTGTCCTTATTTCTCTACTCGGGTGCCATGCTCGTGACCTGCCTGATCTTCCTGGTGCGCACGACCCACCTGCCCTTCTCCATGGACAAAGCCATCGC CATCTTGGTGGCTGTACCCGCCGTCGGCTTCCTGGTGCCGCTCTTCCTGCTGCTGTTGATCCAGGCCAAGTCGGTGAGCGCGGCCGAGCGCTCCCACGAGGGCAAG TGCCGCTACCTACAGGGATACAACCCCTTTGACCACGGCTGTGCCAGCAACTGGTATTTAACAATTTGTGCACCGCTGGGACCCAA GTACATGGCCAAAGCTGTCTGGCTACAGAGAATGGTGGGGTCTGACTGGGCTCCCATGCAGAACCTTCACTTCCCAATGTGCACCTCGGTGCTCAAT CCCAGCCACCCCAGGGCCTGTGCCTGGCCCCCAGCTCCAACCTCTGAGTCTCTACAAACCAGGGAAGGTTCCCCCAGGGAGTGGTGA